The stretch of DNA GCTATGGTAAAATAACTAAAGTGTCTCGAGAGGAGGTAGGGGATGAATCGGTTCATCCGGAATTCTGGTTTTTATTTAATACTTTTCTTAGTCGTGGTGGGCATCGTCCAATTCCTCAGCAGTGGAAATGAGTCGGCCGACACCCCTAGGTATGATCAGCTGCGGCAACAATTGCAGAGCGACAATATCGGGGAAATGACTATTCAATTTGACGGATACACGTACCGTGTGACCGGTAAATACAAGGATAAAGTCGATAACAAGACGAATTTCGCGACTTACATTCCTTATGATTCACAGGCTGTAGGCGAGTTGATCGGCAAGAGTGAGCAGAACAAAGTGCAGCTGTCCGTGAAACCGATGCAGGGCGAAAGCATTTGGCTGACCTTCCTGACTTCTATAGTTCCGCTTGCTATCATGTTCATTCTGTTCTTCTTCTTGTTTAATCAAGCGCAGGGCGGCGGCGGCAAGGTCATGAACTTTGGCAAGAGCCGTGCTCGCCTCTATAATGAAGAGAAGAAGAAGGTTACGTTTGAAGATGTAGCTGGAGCGGATGAGGAGAAGCAGGAACTGGTAGAGGTTGTAGAATTCCTCAAGGACCCTCGCAAGTTCTCAGCTGTGGGTGCGCGTATTCCTAAGGGCGTGCTGCTTGTGGGACCTCCGGGTACAGGTAAGACCCTTCTGGCTCGTGCAGTAGCCGGTGAGGCTGGCGTGCCGTTCTTCAGCATTTCCGGTTCCGACTTTGTGGAAATGTTCGTTGGTGTAGGTGCATCCCGTGTACGTGACCTGTTTGAAAATGCCAAGAAGAACGCTCCATGTATTATTTTCATTGACGAAATTGATGCCGTTGGCCGTCAGCGTGGTGCTGGACTCGGCGGCGGACATGATGAGCGCGAGCAAACGCTGAACCAGTTGCTCGTGGAAATGGACGGCTTTGGAGCAAATGAAGGGATTATCATCGTTGCTGCAACGAACCGTCCTGATATCCTTGACCCGGCCTTGCTTCGTCCGGGACGATTTGACCGTCAAATTACCGTTGACCGTCCTGATGTGAAAGGCCGTGAAGCTGTTCTGAAGGTACATGCTCGCAATAAGCCTTTGACCAAAGATGTGAAGCTGGATGTCATTGCGAAGCGGACCACAGGCTTTACAGGCGCAGACCTGGAGAACCTGCTTAATGAAGCAGCGCTTCTGGCAGCCCGCCGGAATCGCAGAGATATCTCGATGACTGAGGTGGATGAAGCGATCGACCGCGTAATTGTCGGTACAGAGAAGCGCAGCCGTGTCATCAGCGACCGCGAGAAGCGGATTGTGGCCTTCCACGAAGCGGGACACACGATTGTCGGTTACTTCTTGGAGCATGCGGATATGGTGCACAAGGTTACAATTATTCCGCGCGGTCGTGCAGGCGGATATGTAATCATGCTTCCTAAGGAAGACCGCATGCTGGTAACTAAGCAGGAGCTGCTGGACAAAGTAACCGGCCTTCTTGGCGGACGTGTAGCCGAAGAACTCTTTATCGGTGAAATTGGCACAGGCGCTTACAGTGACTTCCAACAAGCTACGGGCATTGTGCGCAGCATGATCGTAGAATACGGTATGAGTGAGAAGCTCGGTCCAATGCAGTTCGGAACATCGCAAGGCCAAGTGTTCCTGGGCCGTGATATCGGACATGAGCAGAATTATAGTGATCAGATTGCTTATGAGATCGACCAAGAGATGCAGCGCTTTATCACGGAATGTTATGAACGCTGCCGTCAGCTGCTGACAGAGCATTCTAAGGAAGTGCATCTGATTGCAGAAACCTTGCTCGAGCTTGAGACTTTGGAATTGGATCAAATCAAGCAATTGATTGAGAACGGTCATATTTCCAAGGATACCGAAGGTGACAGCGAGTCTGGCAACGATCCTGAATCCGGCACTCCTATTGTAGACAATATCGGGGATGTGCGCGTACGGATTCAAGGTAAGGATGAGACGGTACCTAATCCGCCGGAAGGCGATATTCCTAACGATGTACCGGGCGGAAGCGGTAATGATATTACCCGTGACGTACCTGTGGATACACCAGAAGGAACCGTTCGAGACATTCCAGATGCCCCTGAAGGTGGCGAAGGTAACAACAACAATAACAATGGTAGCAACGATGGAGGCAATCGTCCGGTGTAACCGGGAAGCATGCCTGATTCGTTCAGACTTTTGAAAGACCGGAGGCCCGGATAGGGCTTACCGGTCTTTTTTATCATCCGCTCTGCTGTGGACCGGTATGGCTCTGAAAAGAGCAGCATTTCTGCGAGCAAACCCATGACTCGCTGATTGACAGTCGAACAGGTTGTTGTGTAAATTAGGTGTTAAACAATGGAACTTCATTCAAGGTACGGGGAACTAGCAGGAATGCCCGTGACATCATAGCGTTGCATTTGTGAAATAAGGTGCAGCAATATAGGAGGAACAGTGGTGGAGGCATTAGCTTTGGAGCGCAGGGCCGCGCAAAATCGCGAGCTGCAGGAAAGGCTTGTTCAACTGAAGAAGGAACGTAATGCAATTATTCTGGCTCATTATTATCAGCGTGATGAAATTCAGGAAGTCGCCGATTTTCGCGGGGATTCCTTTTTGCTTGCCCAGAAGGCTGCAGCAACTGATGCGGAGGTTATTGTGTTCTGCGGTGTTCACTTCATGGGAGAGAGCGCCAAAATCTTAGCACCTGACAAAACCGTTCTGATTCCCGATGAGCGGGCAGGCTGCCCCATGGCGGATATGGTCAATGTGGATGGCCTTCGCAAACTGAAGGCGCAGCACCCTAATGCCAAGGTTGTTACATATATAAATTCTTCTGCCGAGATTAAAGCAGAGACGGATATTTGCTGTACTTCATCCAATGCGGTCAAGGTCATTCAATCACTGGATGCGGAAGAGATCATCTGGGTGCCGGATAAGAACCTCGGCCACTATGTGCAGCAGCATACAGACAAGAAGCTGATCATCTGGGAAGGATATTGCAACACCCATGATATGCTGAAGGTCAAGGATGTCGTGGAGATGAAGGCCAAGTATCCTGGAGCAGAGTTCGTAGTACACCCGGAATGTCGGCCGGAGGTTGTAGCTATGGGGGATTTCGTAGGCAGTACTACAGCAATTCTGGATTACTGCAAAAATTCAAGTTGTCAGGAGTTTATTGTAGGGACGGAAGACGGTACAGGATATCAACTTCGCAAGGACAGTCCGGATAAGGCCTTTCATTTTGCCACGAAATTTCTCGTATGTCCGAACATGAAGGTTAACAACTTGAAGAAGCTGGTCAAGTGCCTGGAAACGATGCAGCCGTCGATTTATGTGCCCGAGAATGTCGCCGCCAAGGCCAGATTATCCCTAGAGCGCATGTTACAAGTGAAGTAGCATGCGCTACTCTCTGTCTTAAGATGGGTGAGAATATGATACCTCAATATTTGGTTGATTTTGATCTGAGTGAAATGCCGATTCGGGATACAGAGGTCATCGTAATCGGTTCTGGAATTGCTGGTTTGTTCGCAGCCATTCAGGCTGCTAAGAATCAGCGGGTCGTGCTGATCGCGAAGCAAAGACTGCTGGAAAGCAATACAAGATATGCCCAAGGTGGAATTGCAGCGGTAATGTCAGAGGACGACTCACCTGAAGAGCATCATAGGGATACACTGATTGCGGGAGCCGGACTCTGTGATTCGAAAGCGGTACATGTCCTGGTGCATGAGGGTCCTGCGGTAGTACGGGAGTTGATGGAGCTGGGAACCGTCTTCGACCAGGAGAACGGGCATCTCGCCTTAACTCAAGAGGGGGCGCACAGTCATCGGCGGATTTTGCATGCCCATGGGGATGCAACTGGTTATGAAATTGTGCGTGCCTTGGCGGAGCAGGTAAAGGCACACCCCCATATAGAGATCTGGGAGCATCACTTTGTGATTGATCTGATTACCGAGCAGGAAGAATGCTTAGGTGCACTGGTTCAAACACCTGAGGGAAGCAGAGTATTTTTGCGCGGGAATGCGACGGTCTTGTGCACTGGAGGCGGAGGCCAGCTCTATAGATACACCACTAATCCCGAAGTAGCTACGGCCGATGGACTAGCAATGGCTTATCGAGCTGGAGCGGTGCTTCGCGACCTGGAATTTGTGCAGTTTCACCCGACTGCCCTATGTTATGCCGGAGCTCCGCGATTTCTTATTTCCGAGGCGGTACGTGGGGAAGGTGCTGTGCTTAGGAACAGCTTGGGCGATCGATTTATGCCGAAGTATCACCCACAGCTTGAGCTCGCCCCGCGAGATATTGTAGCGAGAGCCATTGTATCTGAGATGGAGACATTACGAAGCTCTTTCGCATACCTGGATATCACGCATGAGAAGCCGGATTTGATCCGGCGCCGGTTCCCGACCATTTATGAGACCTGTCTGAGCTATGGGCTGGATATGACCACGGACTGGATTCCTGTAGCTCCGGCTGCGCATTATATGATGGGAGGCGTCCGCACAGATCTTCACGGGGAGACAAACATTCACAGGTTGTTCGCCTGTGGGGAAGTGTCCTCCACCGGTGTGCATGGAGCGAACCGCCTGGCCAGTAACTCCTTGCTGGAGGCGCTTGTATTCGGACGCCGGATTGTGGAGCGTGTGGGCCAGCTTCAACCGTTAAGCTGTAGTGGGCATGTGAAAATGAGCAGCTTGGGCAGAACGGACAAACCTCCTGTTGATCTGGCTGAGCGAAGACTGAAGCTGCAGAAGACCATGGTGCGTAAAGTCGGCCTGCGCCGGAACGCAGTTCTATTAAAACAAGGGATAGAAGACCTCAAACAGGAGATGTCTATATACAAGGCAAAACTTGAAACGATGGAACAGCTCGAATTTGCTAATATGCTGACTGCTTCCTTGCTCATTGCGGAGTCTGCACTGGCGCGGCCGGAAAGCAGGGGCGGACATTATCGTGAAGATGATCTAGCTGCGGATGATGAGCGGCGTTCAGCTAGACATATGCTGTGCCAGAGGGAAAAAGGAATGCTGGAGGAAATCAATCAATGATATTTAATGGATATAATGAAGGTCTGGCCGATTCGATCCACGAATGGCTTAAGGAGGATGTAGGTTCCGGAGATGTCACCACCCAGGTGACGATTCCTGCAGGCCATGAGTCCAAGGGGATTATTCATGCCAAAGAAAGCGGCATTGCCGCCGGTATCCCGGTAGCACGGCTTGTATTTGAAATTGTAGATCCTACCTTAGTGTTCAAGGCTTATGTACAGGACGGAGACTCTCTTGTAAAGGGAACTGTACTTGCAGAGGTGGAGGGAAGCACGCACAGCATCTTGACTGGGGAGCGTCTCGCCCTGAATCTCATGCAGCGGTTATCCGGAATTGCGACAAGGACGCGGCAGTTTGTAAATGAACTGGACGGGCTATCTACCCGGCTTGTGGACACCCGCAAAACCACACCGGGTCATCGGATGCTGGAGAAATACGCAGTAAGAGTCGGCGGTGGCGCCAACCATCGGTTTGGCCTATATGATGCCGTTATGATCAAGGACAATCATATTAAAGGGGCCGGAGGCATCTCTGCCGCAGTCCAGCGGGCCCGGGCTCAGATTCCGCATACAATGACGATTGAGGTAGAGACGGAGAACTTAGAGCAGGTAGAAGAGGCCTTGTCAGCCGGAGCTGATATTATCATGCTTGATAATATGACCCCGGCCAGTATGGAAGAGGCTGTAAAGCGAATTAAGGCCAAAGCACCGCATGTGCGTGTAGAGGCTTCAGGTAATGTCTCTTTGACAACCGTTAGAGGGATTGCTCAGAGCGGGGTCGATATCATTTCGGTGGGAAGATTAACGTACTCCTTCAACAGCCTGGATATTAGCCTAGATTTAAACGGTAAGAAAGAGGGGTAACGGTATGATTCTTGTAGTGGATGTAGGCAACACGAATATTGTACTTGGGATCTATGAGAATAAGGAGCTTTTGCATCATTTCCGTCTAAGCACAAACCGTCAAGCTACAGTTGATGAATATGGTATAATGATTCACAATCTGTTTCAGATGTCTCATATTGCTGTAGGAGATATTGAAGGCGTAATTATCTCTTCGGTGGTGCCTCCACTGATGTATGTGCTGGAGCAGATGTGTGTAACTTATTTGAAAAAGAAGCCGTTGGTGGTTGGCCCTGGAATCAAGACCGGCCTTAACCTGCGGTATGAGAATCCCCGTGAAGTAGGAGCCGATCGTATTGTGAATGCAGTAGCTGCCGTTGAAGCCTACGGCGGTGAGCCGCTTGTTGTTGTGGACTTTGGAACAGCAACGACTTTTGACTGCATTGATGAGAAGGGAAATTACTTGGGCGGAGCTATTGTGCCGGGAATCGGCATATCGACGGAAGCTTTGTACCAGCGTGCTTCTAAGCTTCCGCGTATTGAATTGGAGAAGCCGAAGAAGGTCATCGGACGCAACACCATTCATGCGATGCAGGCTGGCATCATTTTCGGCTATGCAGGTCAGGTTGATGGTATTGTTAGCCGCATTGCCGGGGAAATGAACGCAAAGCCAAGAGTGATTGCCACCGGCGGTTTGGCTGAGCTGATTGCCAGTGAGGCAGGGACAATTGATGAGGTGGATCCTATGCTGACGCTAGAAGGACTGAGACTGATTTACCAGCGGAATGCTTAAGGGTTAAAGCCTGTAAGAAGGATAGAGGACAGATACAATAACTTAATTATAGCAGTGGCCATAATAGAGCCAACGCTAAAAGGAGGCATGTACCCATGGAACAACAAAAAGACCGGTTAATCCGGGGAACGGCAATGGATGGAAAGGTGCGTGCCTTCGCGGTTCGTACCACAGCACTTGTTGAGGAGCTGCGTGTTAGACATGATACGTATCCTACGACTACTGCGGTGCTGGGACGCACAGTAACGGCGGCTGCCATGATGGGCGCTATGCTGAAGGGCAAAGAGAAGCTAACCGTTCAGATCAAAGGGGACGGGCCTGTTGGCACGATCATGGCAGATGCGAATGCTCAAGGGGAGGTTCGTGGTTACGTCACGAATCCACATGTTCATCTTCCAAGCAACAGTCTGGGTAAGCTGGATGTAGCGGGCGCGGTCGGAACTACCGGGTTCATCCATGTGACGAAGGACCTTGGTCTGAAAGAGCCTTATCGCGGAAGCGTACCTATCATTTCCGGGGAGCTTGGCGAGGATTTCACTTACTACTTTGCGGTATCTGAGCAGACGCCTTCTGCCGTAGGCTTGGGTGTATTGGTTGGTGTAGACAATGAGGTCATTGTGGCTGGCGGATTTATTATTCAGCTCCTTCCGGGCCTGAGTGATGATGAGATTACGGCAATTGAACAGGCTGTGAGTACATTGCCGCCTGTAACTTCACTGCTCGATCAAGGCATGGACCTGGAAGAAATGCTGCGCTGGCTGCTGCCTGATGTGAAGGTCATGGAGGAAATGGACATTAACTTTGCCTGCAGTTGTTCTCGCGAACGCGTGGAGAAGACGCTGATTAGTCTTGGCGAGCAAGAGCTGGAGCAGCTGATTGAGGAAGATGAGACGACAGAGGTTGTATGTGACTTCTGCCGAGAGGCATATACATTTACACGAGCTGAGCTGAGAGAATTGTTGGAACAAGCCAAATAAAATGCAAGTTGTGTGTCTCCCCTGCCCTTGTCTTGTTATGAGTTATAATCATAACGGGCGAAGACAGGGGATTTTTTACACCTCAGGTTGACAAGGCAGACCAGGGATTGTTAATATAATAGTAATAAATACCTACTTATTCACTCGGAAATAATAGATTAACTAAGGTATGTACGATGGATTGACCATTGACAGCTTAGATAAACCGCAAGCCTTTGTGATTCATTAGCAAGATCTTTATATTTTTAAGGAGGACTTACAATGGCCAAAGTTGTAGATAATGTAATCGAACTGATTGGCGGCACACCGCTGGTTCGCTTGAACCGGGTCGTTCCGGAAGATAGTGCAGAGATTTACGTGAAGCTGGAATACCAGAACCCGGGCTCCAGTGTTAAGGACCGGATTGCATACAGCATTGTGGAGGAAGCGGAGAAGGCCGGAAGCCTTAAGCCAGGCGGAACGATCGTAGAAGCGACCAGCGGGAATACGGGAATCGGCCTTGCGCTTGTTGCCGCGGCTAAAGGGTATAAGGCAATTATCGTTATGCCTGAAACCATGAGTATTGAACGCCGCAACCTGCTTCGTGCCTATGGGGCTGAGCTTGTTCTGACTCCAGGCTCCGAAGGGATGAACGGCGCTGTTAAGAAGGCAGAGGAGATTTTGGCTGCAAATCCGGACTACTTCCTGGCCGATCAATTCAAGAACGAAGCCAATGTGAAGATTCACCGGGAGACAACCGGTCCTGAGATAGTGGAGGCCATCGAGTCTCTTGACGGCAAATTGGATGCCTTCGTAGCGGGCATTGGTACCGGCGGCACCATCTCCGGTGCAGGAGAAGTGCTTAAGGACCGTTTTCCAGAGATTAAGATTTATGCGGTTGAGCCTGCGGCATCACCTATCTTAGCTGGCGGCAAGCCTGGACCGCATAAGATCCAAGGCCTGGGCGCAAACTTTGTTCCAGAGATCCTGAATCGTGAAATTTATGATGAGATCATCCATGTAGAGAATGAGGAAGCCTTCGAACAGGCCCGTCTGGTAGCGAAGGAAGAAGGAATTCTCTCCGGTATTTCTTCAGGAGCAGCTGTGTTTGCTGCTCTTAAGGTAGCGAAGGAATTGGGCAAGGGTAAGCGGGTAGTTGCAATTATTCCAAGTAACGGGGAACGTTATTTGAGTACGCCGCTTTATAACTTTGAAGCTTAATCTATTTTTATTGAATTTGAGCTCCGCGTTAATCCGTAAGGAATAGCGTGGGGCTTTTTTCTAAGTGAACCAGCTTCCCTCAATTCCCGAATAACATGTTAAGATGGAAGTATAGAAAGCAGTCGGAAACAAGGAGGAGGCACTGCCATGATCTTGGTCATCGATAACTATGATTCATTCACCTACAATCTTGTGCAGTATTTGGGTGAGCTTGGACAGGAAGTGACAGTACACCGTAATGATGAGATTGATATTAAGGGTATCGAGGCTTTGGCCCCTGATCATATTTTAATATCACCGGGTCCTTGCACCCCTAATGAGGCGGGGATCAGTCTTGAAGTTATTCATCATTTCAAAGGAAAGGTTCCAATCTTTGGCGTCTGCCTTGGACATCAATCCATTGGACAGGCCTTTGGCGGTAAGGTGATTCGTGCAGAGCGCCTAATGCATGGAAAGACTTCACCGATTATTCATCATGGCGGTTCCGTATTTGCCGGACTGCCCTCTCCATTTATCGCTACCCGTTATCATTCGCTGCTGGTTGAGCGGGAGAGCCTTCCGGATTGTCTGGAGATCACAGCAGAAACGGATGAGGGGGAGATTATGGGCCTACGTCATAAGGAATATGACATTGAGGGCGTACAATTTCATCCGGAATCCATTATTACGGATTACGGGCATCAGATTCTTCGTAATTTCCTCAGTCGAAAATCGGCATCGTCAATTTAATCATTTTACTTTAAGCATCAAGAGTAGATAGACTGTTTATTGCACTACCAAGCCGTGGTCTGTTGCTTCTTAGAGATCATGGCTTTTTTTGTTTGATTGGTTAAAAGGGACATTGGAAATGTAATATATAGGAGGTGTTAAGGGTATGCAGCCAGTTAGATATGAAAGAAGCTACGCTTATGGCGGTCTTAGTTTTACATTGGACAAGTCCACCTTAATTATGGGAATCTTAAATGCTACACCGGATTCCTTCTCAGATGGGGGGCGTTACAATAATAGGGAGCGAGCGGTAGCCCATGCTCTTCAGATGATTGAGGATGGCGCGGACATCATCGATATTGGCGGGGAATCGACACGTCCTGGACACGCAAGTGTCAGCCTGGAGGAAGAGCTGGACCGAGTGATTCCAATCGTAAAGGCTGTTCGCGAAGCTGCTCCTCATACTCCCATTTCTGTAGACACCTATAAAGCAGAGGTGGCTAGGCGATCGCTTGAGGCAGGAGCTCATATTATTAATGATATCTGGGGATTTAAAGAAGATCCGCTCATGGCAAAGGTTGCCGCTGAATATGAGTGTCCTGTCATTCTAATGCATAATCGCAAGGATCGAAATTACAACAATCTTCTGGCAGACATCGCCTCTGATTTGTTGGAAAGCGTCGAAATTGCACGGCAGGCCGGGGTGTCGGATTGCAATATTATTCTCGATCCAGGCATTGGCTTTGCCAAGGATTATCATGAGAATCTTGAAGTAATGAGGTCGCTTGACCAGCTGGTGAAGCTTGGATATCCGCTGCTCTTAGGCACTTCGCGCAAAAGATTCATTCGTACGGCTCTTGATGTACCGATCGAAGAGACTGCCTTCGGAACAGCGGCTACAGTTGCTTTAGGTATCGCTCAGGGCTGCCAAATTGTTCGAGTTCATGATGTCAAGGAAATGAAACGCACAGCGGCAATGTGTGATGCCATGCTGTCTACCCCATAAAAGGTAAGGAGAAGTGTAAGTTATGGATAAAATGCGGATAAGCCGTATGGAGTACTATGGTTATCACGGTGTTTTTGAAGAGGAGCGCAAGCTCGGCGCAAGATACTATGTTGACCTGGAGCTTCAGCTGGATCTAAGGGAAGCCGGGAAGAATGATGATCTGAGCAAGACGGTGAATTATGCAGAGATTCATGAGACGGTTAAGGAAGCGGTTGAGAAAACCAGCTTCAAACTCATAGAAGCCCTAGCTGAACATATTGCATCTGTCGTACTGGACACTTATACTGTTATAGATGCGCTTACGGTCAAGGTGACCAAGCCGCATCCTCCGTTCGACATTCATTTTGAAGGTGTAACGGTAGAATTGTTTAGGACGAGAAAGTGAGAGCCTGGTATGAATTCAATTCCTTCCTCTGAGTATTCAGAGGCTTAT from Paenibacillus sp. CAA11 encodes:
- the ftsH gene encoding ATP-dependent zinc metalloprotease FtsH, whose protein sequence is MNRFIRNSGFYLILFLVVVGIVQFLSSGNESADTPRYDQLRQQLQSDNIGEMTIQFDGYTYRVTGKYKDKVDNKTNFATYIPYDSQAVGELIGKSEQNKVQLSVKPMQGESIWLTFLTSIVPLAIMFILFFFLFNQAQGGGGKVMNFGKSRARLYNEEKKKVTFEDVAGADEEKQELVEVVEFLKDPRKFSAVGARIPKGVLLVGPPGTGKTLLARAVAGEAGVPFFSISGSDFVEMFVGVGASRVRDLFENAKKNAPCIIFIDEIDAVGRQRGAGLGGGHDEREQTLNQLLVEMDGFGANEGIIIVAATNRPDILDPALLRPGRFDRQITVDRPDVKGREAVLKVHARNKPLTKDVKLDVIAKRTTGFTGADLENLLNEAALLAARRNRRDISMTEVDEAIDRVIVGTEKRSRVISDREKRIVAFHEAGHTIVGYFLEHADMVHKVTIIPRGRAGGYVIMLPKEDRMLVTKQELLDKVTGLLGGRVAEELFIGEIGTGAYSDFQQATGIVRSMIVEYGMSEKLGPMQFGTSQGQVFLGRDIGHEQNYSDQIAYEIDQEMQRFITECYERCRQLLTEHSKEVHLIAETLLELETLELDQIKQLIENGHISKDTEGDSESGNDPESGTPIVDNIGDVRVRIQGKDETVPNPPEGDIPNDVPGGSGNDITRDVPVDTPEGTVRDIPDAPEGGEGNNNNNNGSNDGGNRPV
- the hslO gene encoding Hsp33 family molecular chaperone HslO, translated to MEQQKDRLIRGTAMDGKVRAFAVRTTALVEELRVRHDTYPTTTAVLGRTVTAAAMMGAMLKGKEKLTVQIKGDGPVGTIMADANAQGEVRGYVTNPHVHLPSNSLGKLDVAGAVGTTGFIHVTKDLGLKEPYRGSVPIISGELGEDFTYYFAVSEQTPSAVGLGVLVGVDNEVIVAGGFIIQLLPGLSDDEITAIEQAVSTLPPVTSLLDQGMDLEEMLRWLLPDVKVMEEMDINFACSCSRERVEKTLISLGEQELEQLIEEDETTEVVCDFCREAYTFTRAELRELLEQAK
- the folB gene encoding dihydroneopterin aldolase, yielding MDKMRISRMEYYGYHGVFEEERKLGARYYVDLELQLDLREAGKNDDLSKTVNYAEIHETVKEAVEKTSFKLIEALAEHIASVVLDTYTVIDALTVKVTKPHPPFDIHFEGVTVELFRTRK
- the nadB gene encoding L-aspartate oxidase, producing the protein MIPQYLVDFDLSEMPIRDTEVIVIGSGIAGLFAAIQAAKNQRVVLIAKQRLLESNTRYAQGGIAAVMSEDDSPEEHHRDTLIAGAGLCDSKAVHVLVHEGPAVVRELMELGTVFDQENGHLALTQEGAHSHRRILHAHGDATGYEIVRALAEQVKAHPHIEIWEHHFVIDLITEQEECLGALVQTPEGSRVFLRGNATVLCTGGGGQLYRYTTNPEVATADGLAMAYRAGAVLRDLEFVQFHPTALCYAGAPRFLISEAVRGEGAVLRNSLGDRFMPKYHPQLELAPRDIVARAIVSEMETLRSSFAYLDITHEKPDLIRRRFPTIYETCLSYGLDMTTDWIPVAPAAHYMMGGVRTDLHGETNIHRLFACGEVSSTGVHGANRLASNSLLEALVFGRRIVERVGQLQPLSCSGHVKMSSLGRTDKPPVDLAERRLKLQKTMVRKVGLRRNAVLLKQGIEDLKQEMSIYKAKLETMEQLEFANMLTASLLIAESALARPESRGGHYREDDLAADDERRSARHMLCQREKGMLEEINQ
- the nadA gene encoding quinolinate synthase NadA, which produces MEALALERRAAQNRELQERLVQLKKERNAIILAHYYQRDEIQEVADFRGDSFLLAQKAAATDAEVIVFCGVHFMGESAKILAPDKTVLIPDERAGCPMADMVNVDGLRKLKAQHPNAKVVTYINSSAEIKAETDICCTSSNAVKVIQSLDAEEIIWVPDKNLGHYVQQHTDKKLIIWEGYCNTHDMLKVKDVVEMKAKYPGAEFVVHPECRPEVVAMGDFVGSTTAILDYCKNSSCQEFIVGTEDGTGYQLRKDSPDKAFHFATKFLVCPNMKVNNLKKLVKCLETMQPSIYVPENVAAKARLSLERMLQVK
- the cysK gene encoding cysteine synthase A, which encodes MAKVVDNVIELIGGTPLVRLNRVVPEDSAEIYVKLEYQNPGSSVKDRIAYSIVEEAEKAGSLKPGGTIVEATSGNTGIGLALVAAAKGYKAIIVMPETMSIERRNLLRAYGAELVLTPGSEGMNGAVKKAEEILAANPDYFLADQFKNEANVKIHRETTGPEIVEAIESLDGKLDAFVAGIGTGGTISGAGEVLKDRFPEIKIYAVEPAASPILAGGKPGPHKIQGLGANFVPEILNREIYDEIIHVENEEAFEQARLVAKEEGILSGISSGAAVFAALKVAKELGKGKRVVAIIPSNGERYLSTPLYNFEA
- a CDS encoding type III pantothenate kinase, yielding MILVVDVGNTNIVLGIYENKELLHHFRLSTNRQATVDEYGIMIHNLFQMSHIAVGDIEGVIISSVVPPLMYVLEQMCVTYLKKKPLVVGPGIKTGLNLRYENPREVGADRIVNAVAAVEAYGGEPLVVVDFGTATTFDCIDEKGNYLGGAIVPGIGISTEALYQRASKLPRIELEKPKKVIGRNTIHAMQAGIIFGYAGQVDGIVSRIAGEMNAKPRVIATGGLAELIASEAGTIDEVDPMLTLEGLRLIYQRNA
- the folP gene encoding dihydropteroate synthase, translating into MQPVRYERSYAYGGLSFTLDKSTLIMGILNATPDSFSDGGRYNNRERAVAHALQMIEDGADIIDIGGESTRPGHASVSLEEELDRVIPIVKAVREAAPHTPISVDTYKAEVARRSLEAGAHIINDIWGFKEDPLMAKVAAEYECPVILMHNRKDRNYNNLLADIASDLLESVEIARQAGVSDCNIILDPGIGFAKDYHENLEVMRSLDQLVKLGYPLLLGTSRKRFIRTALDVPIEETAFGTAATVALGIAQGCQIVRVHDVKEMKRTAAMCDAMLSTP
- the nadC gene encoding carboxylating nicotinate-nucleotide diphosphorylase; translation: MIFNGYNEGLADSIHEWLKEDVGSGDVTTQVTIPAGHESKGIIHAKESGIAAGIPVARLVFEIVDPTLVFKAYVQDGDSLVKGTVLAEVEGSTHSILTGERLALNLMQRLSGIATRTRQFVNELDGLSTRLVDTRKTTPGHRMLEKYAVRVGGGANHRFGLYDAVMIKDNHIKGAGGISAAVQRARAQIPHTMTIEVETENLEQVEEALSAGADIIMLDNMTPASMEEAVKRIKAKAPHVRVEASGNVSLTTVRGIAQSGVDIISVGRLTYSFNSLDISLDLNGKKEG
- the pabA gene encoding aminodeoxychorismate/anthranilate synthase component II; this translates as MILVIDNYDSFTYNLVQYLGELGQEVTVHRNDEIDIKGIEALAPDHILISPGPCTPNEAGISLEVIHHFKGKVPIFGVCLGHQSIGQAFGGKVIRAERLMHGKTSPIIHHGGSVFAGLPSPFIATRYHSLLVERESLPDCLEITAETDEGEIMGLRHKEYDIEGVQFHPESIITDYGHQILRNFLSRKSASSI